In Scatophagus argus isolate fScaArg1 chromosome 3, fScaArg1.pri, whole genome shotgun sequence, the genomic stretch TTATTTGTTGCCATTTCTCAGACGCTGCCTCTGTTTATGCCTTTCTTTTATGCTCAATAATCctgatttctttctgtttctatcTCAGTCGTTTACCTCCTCTGAATAATCACAATATAtcactccctctcctccttGCTCACTGAGTCagtccctccctccatccctgcagccccctccctccctgtgccTGCTCTCTATCTGGGGGAAAGTTCACCCGGTCTCTGAGAATCTCATTATACGCTCCAGGCAGAGCTGtagcatgcatgtgtatgtgaaaCGGCTGTTACAGTACTTGTAACGCCTACTCAGCGCCCTCATCTGGCAGATGTTTTGCATCTGTGAGCGTTCAAGTTCAGAATTGTTAGTGTTATTGCCTTTGCAAATGCAGCAGCGTTTCTGCACAGTGGAGATGTTAATCTTGCTTGTTCAGGCTCAGATGAAACTGTTCCATGTAACACAATAGGAGCCCATAGATAGCCCATATGATAATCCTTTTCAGTCATATATCAAGCAGAAATGCTAAAATGGATTTCTGAGTCTGGTCTGAATGGTACATTATCCAGTGATAAATTAGACCATAGTTTGTTTCTATCTTTGTGTACAGAACAGCGAAAGGTCTTCTTCTTCCCCTGCCAAAATGATGTTCATAAAgaaaccatttttctttttggcacaGAGGAACATGACTAGCCTACACAAAGTCATGACCTCAACCCAGTCATGCCCTATCAGAGACAAGACAGCTCACACTGTCTTCCTGTATCTGTGATACCTGCGGTTTCACCACTGTCACAGTCCTTCATGAGACTCACAGCAGTCTTGtgactgattttttattttctcttcgTAGTcaccaaaataaatacatggaTCTATTTTTTTCACTCCACACATCTCTTGAACTTCATGACACTAAAATTTGCAGGAAGACAGATCAGGAGAAAACTAATTTTAAGACCTGTCTCTGCCTCAGTGTCACCCTCACAAAGTCTGTAGATAGCGAGTGCTTTGAGGCCACatgtaacaaaaagaaagagagataaagtaAGGCGCAAACAATAATATTTGACTATCTAGTGTTGTATTGTTAATGTGTAGTGTTTACAAGTGCTAAATGGGGATGGGAGAGAAGACGAAAAACATGACTCAAGAACTCATATGCTGattttgacaaaatttcacacaattGTCACActggataaaatgatgaagtgatgacattttacatccTAAAGGTCAAAGGGCAGTTTCTCTGTGATATTATAACATTTtagggctgccctttgtcaccagtcctgttcattatttttatggacaggatttcaAGGCGCAGCCAGGGaccggagggtgtctggtttgggatccacaggatttcatctctgctttttgcggatgatgttgtcctgttggcttcttcagcatgcgctggggaggtttgcagccgagtTTGAAGcggctgggatgagaatcagcaccttCTAATCCGAGGCCAGGGTTCTcaaccggaaaaaggtggtctgccctCTCCatgttggaggagagttcctgcctcaagtggaggagtttaagtatctcagggtcttgttcacgagtgagggaagatgggagcatgagattgacaggcggatcagtgcagcgacagcagtaatgcggtcgttgtatcggtccgtcgtggtaaagagggagctgagccgtaagatgaaggtctcaatttaccagtcattctacgttcctaccctcacctatggtcgTGAACTTagggtcatgaccgaaagaacaagatctcggatacaagcggctgaaatgagcttcctttgcagggtggcggggcgctcccttagggatagggtgaggagctctgtcacccgggagcagttcggagtagagccgctgctcctccacatcgagaggagccagttgaggtgacATTGGCATCTGTTTcagatgccccctggacgccttcctgggaAGGTGTTCAGGGCATGCCCCGCCGGGAGGAGGCCCTGAGGAGAAGCCAGGACAGCTCGGCTTGGCCTGGgacgccttggggtccacccggaagagctgcaggaagtgTCTTTCTATCCATTCTCAAAAACCATAACTCAGTAATAACTATTTCACATTTGCTCAGATACTGAGCTGCTGACGCCAATCTTGGTTGTACATCTCGACACTGTGCTCATTGaatagatcttctgtgctgctggcttgATGATGgttagaatttgtagcttctttgcagtgacatccatatttgaagcactgTCTGCCCAAGACCCGCTAAACTACTGGTTGAAGAATAACTTTTACCAACATGAAAGCCCCTCCACCTGCACTATACTTAAGAGTGTGTGCTGAAAGCtaagaaaatgtgtgtgggaTTAGCACTGAAAACTCTGACTTGTAGTGTCTTCTTGATGGGATTAGTCCTGGTGACATCCTGACTGTCTCTACCAGTGGAGCCCTTTGACCTCTGGGTGTGTTCACTGTCAGAACAGACACCAAACTTGTAACACAGTTGCCATCATAACCTCAACAGAGCCTAgagcaggcatctcaaactggtccacaggagggccggtgtggctgcaggtttttgtgccaaccaaccaagagcacaccgtttgaccaatcaactgtctgaagacggagatcagttgattaaatgagtcaagtctggtgtgctgctacttggttggaaagaaaacctgcagccacaccggccctcctgtggaccagtttgagatgcctggcctagaggttgaagaagcggcttgtgattggagggtcgcctgttcgattcccccaccagacgggcaggaaaaatttgggtgtgatggagtgattaatgagaaaattgCTCtcccattagccggctgatgtgcccttgagcaaagcacttaacaGTGGgagtccactgctcctgtgtgatTCGCTGCATTTGCTGGTTGTTGCTTGTGTGTTCAACCAACGATGGGTTAAATccagaggaaaaattcagtgtgtgtgtaaaaatatacatacagccaacaaagctgattcttcttcttcttcttcttcattgtttatttcagtgaatTTCAGATATGTGGCCTTTTAAAGTGAGTACACAGTGCCACCTGGTGTCACAACTATTGGACCACATGAAGTCTTGTTTGACTGTCAAACAGAGCAGACTTCAGATTCTTTACTTGTCAGGATTTTGCACATTTGGCATGATTCAGTCATTACTTGAAAGTGAAACTTAAACCAGTTGAGTGTTGTGCAGGGCTGCTGTTCTGGCAGTCAAGTATTTCTCACAAGtctccagctgctgttttgatCGTATGAAGTCTCTTATGCTTCACCTGAACATGAGACTCCATAGAAGACTTAACTGTACCACAGATAACTGAGGTGCTGAGATTATTATTCAATCATCCCATTTGTTGATCAGCACGAAATGACTTGGGTCagtttttcaagcagaaatacTGAATAGATTCAGCCATATCTATACAAAGatctgcagcagcttttctttgtgtgtgtgtgtgtgtatatatatatatatatatatacacacacacatacacacaacatatgtatgtgtatgtggcCTAATTGAAGATGTCATTCTTGTCTGTGGGAACTGGCAATAATGGATAaatttgatgattattttctcaagtaatcgactgttgtttttttctagaAGATGTCATTGTAATTTCTCAGAAGTGacatctttaaataaaaaaccaaGGTATTCAGTTTGCAGTAAATcgaagagagacaggaaacaaaaagaagctttggtttttttctttgggctttttgtacatatatatatatatatgtacatataacTGGTGTGGCTTAATttctaatgatgatgatgatgataacaccGAGTTAAAACGCCTGGTCGAAATCCTTGGTAGACAAAATGTTTACATCGTCGCAAACAAGATATCCTGTACTTTGTGTGCGTATCTGTAGTCGAAGTTGTTGATGACTTTTGCCACCTAAAGAATGTGTGTCTGAGGTCTGTTGGGCCCGTGACTGACTCGTGTAAAACTTCAGGTTACGACCATTCGTCGTGACTATCTGAGCCCCTTGCAGTCAGCACGCCCTCACCGTCTCCAACCCGTCCCTCCTATTGGCTGCTGGACCTCTCTTCTCTTGTGTGATTGGCTCGGCTCTCAGCTGCATTCACTGCCcatgtgtgctgcatgtgaacAGCTGAacgcttgtttttcttttcacatcagCTTTCCTCCCGCTTCTCGTTGCTCACTCCCCGCGTCATTACGGTAACGTCTGAAGAAAGTGTTTTTCTAGGAAGTGTTTAGATGTACTGCTCGTAGTCTGGGAATATTTGTCAGAACATTTGTGAAAGGGATTAAACAGATTGTATTGTTTGCATTTACAccacaaaatatataaaaacaaacactcttCACAGAACACATATCTTTCTGTGTATAATGATAGCTGTTAACAGAAGATAGCAATGTTTATTTGTGAAATGAACCTACTTGTATTTCTCTTAGATTTGCGTGAAGTGTTGATGacatttcacattacatttcaaAACGCTGGAAAAAACAGTAAGTAGACCTCAAGGTAGATTTATCTTGTCAGAcattctgtttctttatttatctcgAGTGAATATGTCATTATTGACACAGTTGCTTTCCCAGGTTTAAAGTATTGGTGCATTTACGTACTGTTAAATTCCAGCCGGGAAATAAATCTGTGATAAATAACACATGAAGCAACACGACTGAAAATGCTGGCTGAGCGAAGTTACATCCTGTACCTGGCTCCTTGTTTTGCTCCATCGCCCTCTGTTGCGCTAAGTCTCCAGTCGTTACGGTAACGGGAAACTGCTGTTTCTCAGCTGATATATGACATCCTCCCTACTGCAGCCTGCGGAATCAGACTGCCAGGGATAAAGCCCATCGTCTCAGTTTCTCGCTTGGAGGCTTAGATCAATGGTCGAACATCGAAAATGTTAGACAACGAAGAGTTCATGCTGGAGACTACTTCTGAGCTCACTCAGAACCCGCTCAGAAAGATCTGGATGCCGTACAGAAACGGGCACATAGCTCAGAGACGGGGTAAGATGCAACTGGCTGGCCGGCAAGTGCCGCAAAGGATGGGACTGGGATGTGATGTGGGGCATCTGTtaatgttctctctttttttttttttggtatcgctgattgatttttttcccccttcataTTGTGGCGAGTTTTCTTGAGCCCAGTCTGTCTTAAAACTTGCAGAAATGTCGTGATATGCGCGGTTGTTTTAGCTAGATGTTGCGCACTCATGAAGTGCTGAATATCGTCGCCTTTTTGGTGCGTGGCGATGTTGCATCATGCTCAGCTTGTCTGGTGAAATTGTCCACTTAGCCACAAGCGTGGAGGAAAATCTGAAGGGAATAACTGTCCGAAAAGAATTTGGCCTAATGACATATGCATGACCCAAATGCATCAATTTACCGAGGACCACCACTCCCAGCCAACATGTCTGAGTCTGTCACCTCTTTAGTTTGGATGTGCGAGTGGacagctgtttttttaatacatatatatatatatatatatatatgtgggCCAGTTGGTCTCAGtctggttttctttctctctgcaggttcTTTTTTTGCTGAGTcaagttttgctgtttttcttataAAACATGCTCCACCTGGCGCTCTAAACGcgtattttttaattattatttgttttattttatttattatttattttattattttgtgccCAGTGTACGGTATTCACTGGGAGTCTCTTTAGACATCAGTCCATAATCCCTTGTCCCGTGTTGTCCGTGACATGAGGAGGAAGCTGTCCTGCAGTGACATGTGGAGAAATGCTTATGGTTGtgaatttcagtgtttcagtttgtctgtagAAGTTTGGCACTTTGAACCAATATTTTTCAACTAGTGTATTAGACATAGTTTTAAAACTGACTTTTGCTGTTCCACAACATGTCTTTTATTAACCAGCGTGACAAAACTTAGGCTTTGCCGTCTGCTGTCTTCATGCTCATCTCGTCCTGATACTCCATAATTTGTTCAATTGTAATCCTTTTCTGATTCCTCCTAAGCACCAATCGGACATCCGATCCAAAATGCCGACAAGATGCATGTGgcttgtgtttgtcagtcagcTCACAGTGTCGGTTGTCATTTCTGTCGTAATGTGGGTCACTGTCACACAGAGTGAGCtgttttaactgtctgctgTAATTACGAACCTGTAATTAAGTCTGCTATGCTCAGCAAATTCAATATTCGTCAATTGAGTTAAAtccatttgaaatgtttgtgtttttctctctctctctcacagtaTGTATGACAAACTGCCCAACCCTGATTGTGACTGTAGGTCTTCCAGCCCGAGGGAAGACTTACATTTCAAAGAAGCTCACACGCTACTTAAACTGGATAGGTGTGCCAACCAAAGGTACCAGCTGCAACCCcaacgcatgcacacacacacacatatttacatattgcTTTACAGTAGAAACCAGCTGCAGTCccatctttaaaaataaatctctaaAACATTTGATCTGTAACAGAGTTTAATGTTGGCCAGTACCGGAGGGAGTGTCTGAAGATCTACAAGTCCTTTGAGTTCTTCCGCCCAGATAACGAAGAGGGTTTAAAAATCAGACGGTAAGTCTACGCTGACTTCACTGTCTGTCGGATTGTATCATGCATTGATGGCCGACTGACGTGCACTGATGAGAAGACAGTCTGTGGGTTTTCAATCCAACCGACGACTCCACCCACTGATTACAAACTTGTTCGGGTAGAAGGAAAGAGCTCATTTGTGAACTCACCTGCCGAGGTGATCAACTGGAGTGAACACCTGCAGACTTTTGGCTCtttgtatacagtatttatttaatagTACAGCACTGTATCTTACAGTGTTGGTGACATACCTTATAATAAATACATTGGACCATATgctgactgaaatgtgtgtaaagCTGTGCTGCTATGGCATGAGATTGATCTTTATATCGTATGATAAATCTTATTTTCTCTGTAAGTAAATCTGTAGACcaataaagaaaaagatttttttaggCGCTGATTCCTCATCCAAACTACttatttggaaatgaaaataaaagtcaatgttaatgttattgGCAAAATTGTCTGATTGTCCACCAGATTTTGAGAGTTTCTGAGAGATCTGAGTTACTTTCTGGTTTAACTTTTTGActaagctgcacacacacaaacacacacacagattttaatCAGTTACTGTCTCAATGATGTTTTCGATAAGTGAAAGCTCTTTTTACCATCTTCTTTTTGCCTTGAGCTTGTTGGGTGCAAGATGTCTACATCTTATTATAATTTATAACATTGTCTCGTATTGCATGCATATGATgttacaaattatttttatatcatgtctgccaaaataaaaatactctgaCTCTGTGTCTGCTGACCTTCCACAGTCAGTGTGCGATGGCGGCACTTAATGATGTTCGGCAATACCTGAGCGTTGAAGGAGGACAGGTGGCGGTGAGTCCTTGATGTTGTCCCTAAGTTCTCCACGGCAAATGATCAAATATcaatacatgtactgtacatcagGGCTGCATGAGGactgtgttttcctgctgtttcaGGTGTTTGATGCCACAAATACaacaagagacagaagagggaCCATCGTCAAGTTCGCTGAGCAGAATGGATTCAAGGTATGTTAACCAAGGCTATCCAGTTTATATCAGTTCAGTTATACATAACTTAATGACCTCCAGCTTTACTGTACTGTCTTGTCATTCCAGGTGTTTTTtgtggagtctgtgtgtgaggacCCAGATGTCATTGCACAAAATATAGTGGTaagctttgtcttttttttcattgaatcTAATTCACCTTCTTAATTATGTGTGTGACATTGGTAAGTTTCCAAAACTTGGAAATTTGAGAGTTATCCTGGAGTTTTAGTCTGAATCCAAGACCAGTTCACCTTTATATGTTGTAATATGAAGGTTTTGTCAGAATCAGGACAAAGAAGACTTTTGAGCTCTGattgaaacactgaaactaaGGGTGAAAAAGGTCTAAAGCAGTGTCAGGCAGTTACCTTCCTCTTTCCCCTGCTCACAtcctcttcctgtgtttccTTCTTTATAGCAAGTTAAGTTGGGCAACCCAGACTACATCCACTGCGACGCAAAAGACGCTATTGAGGACTTCATGAAGAGGATCAAGTGTTACGAGTCCTCATACCAGCCCCTGGACGAGGTCCTGGACAGGTGAGGATACACAAAATGACTCCATTCAGATCAAATTGCCTCCTCAACATGGCAGATGGTTGACTTGAGACTCTTGTCTAGGGATCTGTCCTACATAAAGATCATGGATGTGGGCCGTCGTTACCTGGTGAACCGCGTCCTCGACCACATCCAAAGCCGAATCGTCTATTACCTGATGAACATCCACATTACGCCACGCTCCATCTACCTGTGTCGCCATGGCGAGAGTGACCTCAACATTAAGGGACGGATTGGAGGAGACTCTGGCTTGTCTGCCAGAGGAAAAGAGGTGTGTGTTCGTTTGATGAGAGCATGTGTGAGTTTAACTGTGGTCTAAAAGAATGTACGGTTGTATAAGAGAAAATCGTTGTTCTCATTGGATTTTGAAGTACATTTCTTCAATGGTTTCTCTAGTTCGCCAAACATCTGAAGAAATTCATCCAGGACCAGGACATCAAAGATCTAAAAGTGTGGACCAGCCAAATGAAGAGAACGATCCAGACAGCAGAGTGCCTGGGAGTGCCATACGAACAGTGGAAGTCCCTCAACGAAATAGATGCCGTATGTTGATTCCTGTATCAGTCGAAATGAACACCTTTCTGAGCATTTGTGTACTCAGGCTGAGCTCCTCTTCTCGCCTCTTTACACAGGGTGTCTGTGAGGAAATGATGTATGAGGAGATCCAAGAGCATTACCCTCTGGAGTTTGCACTGAGAGACCAAGATAAGTACCGCTACCGCTATCCTAAAGGAGAGGTGAGGGTGTGACTCTTCCAGATGTCTCTTTTATTACTTTGAGGATTCTTTTGTGTCCTGGaaagtgtatgtttttaatGGGTCTGCGGTTCTCCATCAGTCTTATGAAGACCTGGTGCAGCGACTGGAACCTGTGATGATGGAGCTGGAGAGACAGGAGAACGTTCTAGTCATTTGTCACCAGGCCGTCATGCGCTGTTTTCTTGCATATTTCCTGGACAAGACTGCAGGTATGGACGATTGGgacaaaatgtaacatattGAAAAGTATTGTGCTGATTGTGCAGCTTTAACTGAGAATTTGCTTTGCACTTTGACCGTGAAGCTGACGAGATGTTCTGTAACTTCACGTCTCTGCCTCCACAGATGAGTTGCCTTATCTTAAGTGCGCTTTGCACACCGTGTTGAAGTTGACCCCCATGGCTTATGGTGAGTTCTGCCATTTTCAAGGCTTATATTGGCATATAATTTTAACTATTGTCATTCTTTCACATGAAGTTACCTCAAAGTGCTGTTTGATTTTATCTTATAAGGATATCTGAG encodes the following:
- the pfkfb4b gene encoding 6-phosphofructo-2-kinase/fructose-2,6-bisphosphatase 4b isoform X5, which produces MLDNEEFMLETTSELTQNPLRKIWMPYRNGHIAQRRVCMTNCPTLIVTVGLPARGKTYISKKLTRYLNWIGVPTKEFNVGQYRRECLKIYKSFEFFRPDNEEGLKIRRQCAMAALNDVRQYLSVEGGQVAVFDATNTTRDRRGTIVKFAEQNGFKVFFVESVCEDPDVIAQNIVQVKLGNPDYIHCDAKDAIEDFMKRIKCYESSYQPLDEVLDRDLSYIKIMDVGRRYLVNRVLDHIQSRIVYYLMNIHITPRSIYLCRHGESDLNIKGRIGGDSGLSARGKEFAKHLKKFIQDQDIKDLKVWTSQMKRTIQTAECLGVPYEQWKSLNEIDAGVCEEMMYEEIQEHYPLEFALRDQDKYRYRYPKGESYEDLVQRLEPVMMELERQENVLVICHQAVMRCFLAYFLDKTADELPYLKCALHTVLKLTPMAYGCKVESVYLGVDSVNTHRDRPERV
- the pfkfb4b gene encoding 6-phosphofructo-2-kinase/fructose-2,6-bisphosphatase 4b isoform X3 is translated as MLDNEEFMLETTSELTQNPLRKIWMPYRNGHIAQRRVCMTNCPTLIVTVGLPARGKTYISKKLTRYLNWIGVPTKEFNVGQYRRECLKIYKSFEFFRPDNEEGLKIRRQCAMAALNDVRQYLSVEGGQVAVFDATNTTRDRRGTIVKFAEQNGFKVFFVESVCEDPDVIAQNIVQVKLGNPDYIHCDAKDAIEDFMKRIKCYESSYQPLDEVLDRDLSYIKIMDVGRRYLVNRVLDHIQSRIVYYLMNIHITPRSIYLCRHGESDLNIKGRIGGDSGLSARGKEFAKHLKKFIQDQDIKDLKVWTSQMKRTIQTAECLGVPYEQWKSLNEIDAGVCEEMMYEEIQEHYPLEFALRDQDKYRYRYPKGESYEDLVQRLEPVMMELERQENVLVICHQAVMRCFLAYFLDKTADELPYLKCALHTVLKLTPMAYGCKVESVYLGVDSVNTHRDRPEGLSREEVWP
- the pfkfb4b gene encoding 6-phosphofructo-2-kinase/fructose-2,6-bisphosphatase 4b isoform X4, with protein sequence MRGSCRPRNTQDRPVCMTNCPTLIVTVGLPARGKTYISKKLTRYLNWIGVPTKEFNVGQYRRECLKIYKSFEFFRPDNEEGLKIRRQCAMAALNDVRQYLSVEGGQVAVFDATNTTRDRRGTIVKFAEQNGFKVFFVESVCEDPDVIAQNIVQVKLGNPDYIHCDAKDAIEDFMKRIKCYESSYQPLDEVLDRDLSYIKIMDVGRRYLVNRVLDHIQSRIVYYLMNIHITPRSIYLCRHGESDLNIKGRIGGDSGLSARGKEFAKHLKKFIQDQDIKDLKVWTSQMKRTIQTAECLGVPYEQWKSLNEIDAGVCEEMMYEEIQEHYPLEFALRDQDKYRYRYPKGESYEDLVQRLEPVMMELERQENVLVICHQAVMRCFLAYFLDKTADELPYLKCALHTVLKLTPMAYGCKVESVYLGVDSVNTHRDRPEVGIPGNTQKCLSAEDVDNLNPHQA
- the pfkfb4b gene encoding 6-phosphofructo-2-kinase/fructose-2,6-bisphosphatase 4b isoform X2, whose protein sequence is MLDNEEFMLETTSELTQNPLRKIWMPYRNGHIAQRRVCMTNCPTLIVTVGLPARGKTYISKKLTRYLNWIGVPTKEFNVGQYRRECLKIYKSFEFFRPDNEEGLKIRRQCAMAALNDVRQYLSVEGGQVAVFDATNTTRDRRGTIVKFAEQNGFKVFFVESVCEDPDVIAQNIVQVKLGNPDYIHCDAKDAIEDFMKRIKCYESSYQPLDEVLDRDLSYIKIMDVGRRYLVNRVLDHIQSRIVYYLMNIHITPRSIYLCRHGESDLNIKGRIGGDSGLSARGKEFAKHLKKFIQDQDIKDLKVWTSQMKRTIQTAECLGVPYEQWKSLNEIDAGVCEEMMYEEIQEHYPLEFALRDQDKYRYRYPKGESYEDLVQRLEPVMMELERQENVLVICHQAVMRCFLAYFLDKTADELPYLKCALHTVLKLTPMAYGCKVESVYLGVDSVNTHRDRPENVNVQRSTDDALQTVPAHF
- the pfkfb4b gene encoding 6-phosphofructo-2-kinase/fructose-2,6-bisphosphatase 4b isoform X6, which encodes MRGSCRPRNTQDRPVCMTNCPTLIVTVGLPARGKTYISKKLTRYLNWIGVPTKEFNVGQYRRECLKIYKSFEFFRPDNEEGLKIRRQCAMAALNDVRQYLSVEGGQVAVFDATNTTRDRRGTIVKFAEQNGFKVFFVESVCEDPDVIAQNIVQVKLGNPDYIHCDAKDAIEDFMKRIKCYESSYQPLDEVLDRDLSYIKIMDVGRRYLVNRVLDHIQSRIVYYLMNIHITPRSIYLCRHGESDLNIKGRIGGDSGLSARGKEFAKHLKKFIQDQDIKDLKVWTSQMKRTIQTAECLGVPYEQWKSLNEIDAGVCEEMMYEEIQEHYPLEFALRDQDKYRYRYPKGESYEDLVQRLEPVMMELERQENVLVICHQAVMRCFLAYFLDKTADELPYLKCALHTVLKLTPMAYGCKVESVYLGVDSVNTHRDRPENVNVQRSTDDALQTVPAHF
- the pfkfb4b gene encoding 6-phosphofructo-2-kinase/fructose-2,6-bisphosphatase 4b isoform X1, giving the protein MLDNEEFMLETTSELTQNPLRKIWMPYRNGHIAQRRVCMTNCPTLIVTVGLPARGKTYISKKLTRYLNWIGVPTKEFNVGQYRRECLKIYKSFEFFRPDNEEGLKIRRQCAMAALNDVRQYLSVEGGQVAVFDATNTTRDRRGTIVKFAEQNGFKVFFVESVCEDPDVIAQNIVQVKLGNPDYIHCDAKDAIEDFMKRIKCYESSYQPLDEVLDRDLSYIKIMDVGRRYLVNRVLDHIQSRIVYYLMNIHITPRSIYLCRHGESDLNIKGRIGGDSGLSARGKEFAKHLKKFIQDQDIKDLKVWTSQMKRTIQTAECLGVPYEQWKSLNEIDAGVCEEMMYEEIQEHYPLEFALRDQDKYRYRYPKGESYEDLVQRLEPVMMELERQENVLVICHQAVMRCFLAYFLDKTADELPYLKCALHTVLKLTPMAYGCKVESVYLGVDSVNTHRDRPEVGIPGNTQKCLSAEDVDNLNPHQA